The sequence AGTTTTTGGAGCTGATCAATTGGTTGTAAAACCTTGTGTGAGTGCTGGAGCTCAAAATACGGTAACCATAAACCGAGATAATTTTGACGAACGCTCTAAAGAAATTAATGAATTTCTGAAAGAACAGGATTATATGGTACAGCCTTTTGTAGAGGAAATTAAAAATGGAGAATGGTCATTCCTGTTTTTCAACGGAAAATATAGTCATTGTTCATTAAAAACGCCTAAACAAGGTGATTTCAGAGTGCAGCATTATCATGGCGGAAGTATCAGTTATCCAACCCCGGATCCGGCGCATATAGAACAGGCTGGGACGTATTTAAAAACTTTACCCCAATCAACATTGTACGCGAGAGTAGATGGTGTATTAATCAATAATTCATTCCATTTAATGGAACTGGAGCTTATTGAGCCTTATTTGTTCCTTAATGGCAGCAGTGAATTACAAGAAAATTATTATCAGGCATTAATGACTTTGATTTCCTGATAATTTTATATTATTATATTAAGGATGATCTTCTACGTTGATAGCGTAGAAGATTTTTATTATTAGAACTTTATGATCTTGAACAGTAAATAATTTACAGTGAATGAGGTTAAAATCAAAATAAGACCGAAGAAAGCTCCGGTCTTATTAAACAAGATTAAGTGTAAAATTTAACCTTAAAAAGGCAAAAAAGGATAATTCAAATATGATTTTTATTGATTGGCCTTAATCTATGTTTAGGGGGATTGATAGTAATGGAACTTTATTTTTATAGGCCATGATGGCTGTTTTGCTTCGATGGAAAAGAGATTCTACAAGATTATATCGGTAAGGAACCATAGTCAATAAATCTGCGTTGGTCAGTTTTACTTCCTCTTCAATCGCTTTAATGATTTCAATAGACTTGATCATCTTGAAGCTGTATTTAATATCATCAAGATCATAACCCGAGTTCAAATCAATATCATGAAGCACTTCCGTAAAATCCTCAACACTTTCACTTACATTAAATACTTCAATTTCTGCATTGAACTCATTAATGAAAGAATAAATATCATTCATTGCAGACCAGGTAATCGATTTATGAGTATCATAAGCAAAGAGAATCTTTTGGATTCCTGTATACTCGATATGTCCTGGAATAATTAATATCGGTTTTTTAACTCTGTGAATGGCTTTGATTACATTATTTCCTAAAAGCCTCTGTTCAATGGTTTTGTCTCCCATTCCCATGACAATAAAGTCCCCATTTGTAGCTTGAATGCAGTTATTCAGTTCGTCAATAAAATTTCCTGAGGCCAAATAATAGGCTGTTTTTACAGCATATAATCTGTTTATTTCAATAGATTTATCAGTAAGCTTTTGTTGATTTTTAAGGGTCTGTTCATAAAAAAAATCAGCAGAAATCTGAGCATTCAGAGCATGGATAGAAATGCTCTGTAAATTAAACAGAATGATATGATATTGGTTTTCCTTGGCAATAGAAGCCGCATAATGAATTGCATTTTCAGCTTCCTGGGAAAAATCTGTGCAGACAATTATTGTTTTCATTGTACCGATTTTAATACTGCAAAACTAGGTGAGTAGCCCCTAGTCTTTTATTAAAAATAATGTGATGTTGCATAAAATGATGATGAAATGTATTTTTCAGGTGATGAACCGTAAGGTTTCATTTGAACGTGTCTATTTTACGCTTCAGGGACAGTTTTGGCGGTCTCGTTTAAAATAGGAGACCGCTTTCTAAAATCTATTTCTATATTTACATTCACAAAGTCCCGGATATGAATAGGGTTTCTGCAATTAGAAAAAATTTAGTACGAAGTAAAAAGATCCTTTCCGCCATGAAAAGGAGGCTGGTAATTTGGGCAGTGGCAGTAATTGCTTTCTGTGGATTTTCTTATCTTATTAATCCCTTTGATCCGGTTTGGCAAAGCTATTGGGAAACTCCTTTGAAGATGTTCATTGAAGATGCTTTGTGGGTGTTCTTTTTTTCAATCATCATTTCAGAGGTTAGTCTACTGATTGATATGATGCTCAATAAATGGCTTCCATGGAAAGACAGAACCATTAAACGATTACTCATTCAGGGATTTCTTCAGATTGTAGGAAGTGTTTTGATTGTAATGATTATTAATACTATTGTGGACTGCACTTCAGATAATTTACCCGAAATGGATTCCAGAAAAGAATATACGTTGCTGGGACAATGGGTGGCCACCAATATTGTGATTTCTTTGATTATAAGTGGCTTGAATACAGTGGATTATCTGCTTCAAAACTGGAAGAAAACCGCTGTAGAAGCGGCTCAGCATAAACTCAGGGCTTCCAAACATAAACAGGCAGCCATGGCCGCTGAACTTCAGGCCCTTAAATTACAGATCGACCCGCATTTTATTTTTAACAACCTGAGTGTCCTTTCCGAACTGATTCTGGAAGATCAGCAGTTGGGATATGAATATTCAGAAAAGTTTGCAAGAGTGTATCGGTATTTGCTGGTGAATTCTAAAAAAGATATCATAGCCGTAGAAGAAGAACTAAAATTTTTAGATTCCTATATTTTCCTGATTGAAAAAAGAATTGGAGAAGGAGTACTATTTAAAATTGATATTCAGGAAGAATATAGAACGATGTACACTCTTCCATTATCTCTGCAGCTGTTGGTTGAAAATGCTATTAAACATAACCAAATCTCAAGGGCTAACCCACTGGAAATACATGTGTATACAAACTCAGAAAAAGAATTGGTAGTTGCCAATACTTTTTTACCATTACTTAATAAGCCGGATTCCTCTGGAGTTGGGCTTACCAATATCGTTGCAAGGTATGAGATCCTTGGCTATACAAAACCGATTATAGAAAAAACTGAAAATAAATTTATTGTAAAACTTCCATTGATATGAAGATTAATAAAATTTTAATAGTCGAGGATGAAAGACCTAATGCAGACCGGTTAAAAAGGCTGTTGCTAAAGTTAAGACCACACATTGAAATTCTTTCCGTAGAAGACTCAATAACCTCCACTGTTAATTGGCTGGAAAACAATGTCGTTCCGGATATCATTATGATGGATATTC is a genomic window of Chryseobacterium nakagawai containing:
- a CDS encoding ATP-grasp domain-containing protein, whose translation is MKITLVGFKKEDRFSVGVANDEDTELINFLNNKGLNIVPTIWNDENLNWSQFDVAIIKSPWDYHNHLHEFLNWLDHLERLGIKVLNPVEIIKWNSDKHYLKDIADKQLPVIASEYLEKGSSFGKHFFEVFGADQLVVKPCVSAGAQNTVTINRDNFDERSKEINEFLKEQDYMVQPFVEEIKNGEWSFLFFNGKYSHCSLKTPKQGDFRVQHYHGGSISYPTPDPAHIEQAGTYLKTLPQSTLYARVDGVLINNSFHLMELELIEPYLFLNGSSELQENYYQALMTLIS
- a CDS encoding universal stress protein — protein: MKTIIVCTDFSQEAENAIHYAASIAKENQYHIILFNLQSISIHALNAQISADFFYEQTLKNQQKLTDKSIEINRLYAVKTAYYLASGNFIDELNNCIQATNGDFIVMGMGDKTIEQRLLGNNVIKAIHRVKKPILIIPGHIEYTGIQKILFAYDTHKSITWSAMNDIYSFINEFNAEIEVFNVSESVEDFTEVLHDIDLNSGYDLDDIKYSFKMIKSIEIIKAIEEEVKLTNADLLTMVPYRYNLVESLFHRSKTAIMAYKNKVPLLSIPLNID
- a CDS encoding sensor histidine kinase; this encodes MNRVSAIRKNLVRSKKILSAMKRRLVIWAVAVIAFCGFSYLINPFDPVWQSYWETPLKMFIEDALWVFFFSIIISEVSLLIDMMLNKWLPWKDRTIKRLLIQGFLQIVGSVLIVMIINTIVDCTSDNLPEMDSRKEYTLLGQWVATNIVISLIISGLNTVDYLLQNWKKTAVEAAQHKLRASKHKQAAMAAELQALKLQIDPHFIFNNLSVLSELILEDQQLGYEYSEKFARVYRYLLVNSKKDIIAVEEELKFLDSYIFLIEKRIGEGVLFKIDIQEEYRTMYTLPLSLQLLVENAIKHNQISRANPLEIHVYTNSEKELVVANTFLPLLNKPDSSGVGLTNIVARYEILGYTKPIIEKTENKFIVKLPLI